From Heteronotia binoei isolate CCM8104 ecotype False Entrance Well chromosome 17, APGP_CSIRO_Hbin_v1, whole genome shotgun sequence, one genomic window encodes:
- the TENT5B gene encoding terminal nucleotidyltransferase 5B, whose product MHSAESAVAAANSGQPPHGGGDEGRFSVLSWQQVQRLDQILEEAVPIHGRGNFPTLAVRPRRIVQVVRSRLEKKGVAVHNVRLNGSAASHVLHQDSGLGYKDLDLIFGVELKSEDVFQLVKDVVMDCLLDFLPEGVNKDKITPMTLKEAYVQKLVKVCNETDRWSLISLSNNSGKNVELKFVDSLRRQFEFSVDSFQIILDSLLLFGECSENPMSKNFHPTVTGESMYGDFEEAMDHLRNRIIATRNPEEIRGGGLLKYCNLLVRGFKPKSEVDMKALQRYMCSRFFIDFPDIGEQQRKLESYLQSHFVGMESKRYDCLMTLHRVVNESTVCLMGHERRQTLNLIAMLAVRVLAEQNIIPTVTNVTCYYQPAPYVSEINVNYYVTHMQPLMPCSHSYPTWLPCN is encoded by the exons ATGCACTCGGCTGAATCAGCGGTGGCCGCTGCAAACTCGGGGCAACCGCCCCATGGCGGCGGCGATGAAGGGCGCTTTAGCGTCCTCAGCTGGCAGCAGGTACAGCGGCTGGACCAGATCCTCGAAGAAGCTGTGCCCATCCACGGCCGCGGCAACTTCCCCACTCTGGCGGTGCGGCCACGCAGGATCGTGCAG GTGGTCCGCAGCCGTCTAGAAAAGAAGGGGGTTGCCGTCCATAATGTGAGACTGAATGGCTCGGCGGCTAGCCACGTACTTCATCAAGACAGTGGTCTGGGGTACAAAGATCTGGATCTCATTTTTGGGGTCGAGCTGAAAAGTGAGGATGTCTTCCAGCTGGTGAAAGATGTTGTAATGGACTGCCTCTTGGACTTCCTCCCGGAAGGGGTAAACAAAGACAAGATTACTCCTATGACTCTGAAAGAGGCCTATGTGCAGAAGCTGGTGAAAGTGTGCAATGAAACGGACCGCTGGAGCCTTATCTCGCTGTCGAACAACAGTGGGAAGAATGTAGAACTCAAATTTGTAGACTCTCTCCGACGGCAGTTTGAGTTTAGCGTCGATTCCTTCCAGATCATATTGGACTCACTCTTGCTGTTTGGGGAGTGTTCGGAGAACCCGATGTCGAAGAACTTCCACCCTACTGTCACTGGGGAGAGCATGTATGGGGACTTTGAAGAGGCAATGGACCACCTGAGGAACAGGATCATCGCCACTAGGAATCCAGAGGAGATCAGAGGCGGCGGGCTTCTAAAGTACTGCAACCTTCTAGTGAGGGGATTTAAGCCCAAATCGGAGGTCGACATGAAGGCACTACAGAGATACATGTGCTCCAGGTTTTTTATAGACTTTCCTGATATCGGAGAGCAGCAGCGGAAGTTAGAGTCGTACCTTCAGAGCCATTTTGTTGGTATGGAGAGTAAGAGGTATGATTGCCTGATGACCCTGCACAGAGTGGTGAATGAGAGTACGGTGTGCCTGATGGGACACGAAAGGCGGCAGACGCTGAACCTCATTGCCATGTTGGCTGTGAGGGTCTTGGCTGAGCAGAACATAATCCCAACAGTCACAAATGTGACTTGCTATTATCAGCCGGCACCCTATGTCAGCGAAATAAATGTCAATTACTATGTAACTCACATGCAACCTCTCATGCCTTGCAGTCACTCCTACCCAACTTGGCTCCCCTGCAACTGA